A part of Arachis hypogaea cultivar Tifrunner chromosome 12, arahy.Tifrunner.gnm2.J5K5, whole genome shotgun sequence genomic DNA contains:
- the LOC112726793 gene encoding NAD(P)H-quinone oxidoreductase subunit S, chloroplastic: MSSTFVALHSSLLQSQFLGQDGLTHLYHSKTFIHTKPKAYKVCAKFDMLQIMGGRGLCNGEEGLIQELKRQVENPPSPSSSEQEQENLALANVAAEDGFEKELMGLTGGFPGGEKGLKKFIMENPPKKGDGIQSLKLSMAKKPKPPELPLLLPGMIAIVSNPNNPYYMYCGIVQRITDGKAGVLFEGGNWDRLITFRLEELERREKGPPMKNPKSCVLEPFLEKKS; this comes from the coding sequence ATGTCTTCCACCTTTGTTGCTCTTCATAGTTCTCTTCTTCAATCTCAGTTTCTAGGCCAAGATGGCCTCACTCATCTCTACCATTCCAAAACCTTCATTCACACAAAACCAAAAGCATACAAAGTATGTGCCAAATTTGACATGCTGCAAATCATGGGAGGTAGAGGACTATGCAATGGAGAAGAAGGCCTTATACAAGAGCTGAAAAGACAAGTTGAGAATccaccatcaccatcatcatcagaacaagaacaagagaatTTAGCACTGGCCAATGTTGCAGCAGAAGATGGTTTTGAGAAAGAGTTGATGGGGCTAACAGGTGGCTTCCCCGGTGGCGAAAAAGGCTTGAAGAAGTTCATCATGGAGAACCCTCCTAAAAAAGGTGATGGAATCCAAAGCTTGAAACTTTCGATGGCGAAGAAGCCAAAGCCACCGGAGCTTCCTCTTCTGCTTCCGGGAATGATCGCTATTGTGAGCAATCCGAATAATCCGTATTACATGTACTGTGGCATTGTTCAAAGGATCACTGATGGAAAAGCAGGGGTTCTGTTTGAAGGAGGGAACTGGGACAGGTTAATCACATTCAGGCTTGAGGAATtggagagaagagaaaagggtCCTCCAATGAAGAATCCAAAGTCTTGTGTTCTTGAACCGTTTCTTGAGAAGAAATCATGA
- the LOC112726794 gene encoding transcription initiation factor TFIID subunit 7, with protein sequence MEEQFILRVPPSIAERIERLLNEGNDASSSSEDKSLDLSFSEDGRSGTFVIGNEHFPASLLDLPCVVESYKTYDDNSLIKTADIGQMIMVRESGDAAPDVIEYRHGLTPPMRDARKRRFRREPDLNPELVSRVEKDLLKIMARGTADNLDVEAAEQDEGDENARGVRKKPAQTPAPKNDVPETHTNAGEPDRSDSDESDDSV encoded by the exons ATGGAGGAGCAATTCATACTTAGAGTTCCTCCTAGTATTGCGGAGCGGATAGAGCGTCTTTTAAATGAAGGCAATGATGCTTCTTCATCTTCTGAAGACAAGTCATTAGATCTGTCATTTTCCGAGGATGGTAGAAGTGGCACCTTTGTAATTGGGAATGAACATTTTCCTGCATCTCTGTTGGACCTTCCTTGTGTTGTTGAATCCTACAAAACTTATGATGATAACTCTTTGATTAAGACTGCAGATATTGGGCAG ATGATTATGGTGAGGGAATCTGGTGACGCAGCTCCTGATGTAATTGAGTACAGACATGGCCTCACCCCTCCCATGAGAGATGCCCGCAAGCGTAGATTTCGCCGAGAACCTGATCTCAAT CCTGAGCTTGTCTCCCGTGTTGAGAAAGATCTTCTCAAAATTATGGCAAGAGGAACAGCTGACAATCTTG ATGTGGAAGCAGCTGAGCAAGATGAAGGGGATGAGAATGCTCGAGGTGTCAGGAAAAAACCTGCACAAACACCTGCACCTAAAAATGATGTTCCGGAAACACACACAAATGCTGGAGAGCCTGACAGGAGTGACTCTGATGAATCTGATGATTCAGTTTGA
- the LOC112726792 gene encoding protein THYLAKOID ASSEMBLY 8-like, chloroplastic, with the protein MASRRCFTMLTRVRWTWVFLQHCTTTPNTITHHSSSLLLRVFDIAKTASCFRHYHDGRPRGPLWRGKKLIGKEALFVIQGLKRFKDDHDKLHKFIKNHVLRLLKLDLIAILTELERQEEVSLALMVFKVMQKQDWYIPDKYLYKDLIIALARAKKMDEAMEMWESMKKENHYPDSQTYTEVIRGLLKYGSPADAMNVYEDMKNSPDPPEELPFRILLKGLLPHPLLRNKVKQDFEEIFPDSSIYDPPQEIFGVR; encoded by the exons ATGGCATCTCGTCGTTGCTTCACAATGTTGACACGGGTGCGTTGGACTTGGGTATTCCTTCAACACTGTACCACAACTCCCAACACCATCACCCACCActcttcttcattgttgttgAGAGTCTTTGACATTGCCAAAACGGCGTCGTGTTTCCGACACTACCACGACGGAAGGCCCAGAGGCCCACTTTGGAGAGGAAAGAAGCTCATTGGCAAAGAGGCGCTCTTTGTCATTCAAGGTTTGAAGCGCTTCAAGGATGACCACGACAAACTTCACAAGTTCATCAAAAACCATGTCTTGAGGCTCTTGAAGCTTGACTTGATCGCTATTCTCACTGAGCTTGAGCGCCAGGAAGAAGTTTCTCTCGCCCTCatg GTTTTTAAGGTGATGCAAAAGCAAGATTGGTACATTCCAGATAAATACTTGTATAAGGACTTGATTATTGCACTGGCAAGGGCTAAAAAGATGGACGAAGCAATGGAAATGTGGGAAAGCATGAAAAAGGAGAATCACTACCCTGATTCTCAGACCTATACTGAGGTTATAAGAGGCCTCTTGAAGTATGGATCTCCTGCAGATGCGATGAATGTGTATGAGGACATGAAGAATTCTCCAGATCCACCagaagagttaccattcaggaTTCTGTTGAAAGGACTCTTACCTCATCCACTTCTGAGAAACAAAGTGAAACAAGATTTTGAGGAGATTTTTCCTGATTCAAGTATATATGATCCACCACAAGAGATATTTGGTGTACGCTGA
- the LOC112729661 gene encoding cysteine-rich receptor-like protein kinase 19, protein MASFFNLLMIIIFSFKNFASTKAQGPNYLFIYCVLQNFTANSTYQTNLRTLYSSLSSKAKNSIEFYNTTIRHAHSDDTAYGMFMCRGDTPSAQCGECVQNATLTLLSNGCKSSIEGLVWYDQCMVRYSNTYFFSKLSMEPFKEYVSPTKQIYQGTFNRTLFETLNKTAEEAAKAPTGKKKFATEEADLPEFQKLYCLAQCTPDLSPEDCRSCLNVSINGNVPRCCGGREGGRVMYPNCMIRFELYTFYGSPSSPAPAPTGVLLTPPTEDKRSRSRTIILIVVPIVVVILFTCFCYLLRRRARKSLKTILRENFGHESTTLEGLQFDLNVLKVATNNFSLENLIGKGGFGEVYKGILLDGRFIAVKRLNTSSRQGSDEFKNEILLIAKLQHRNLVTLIGFCLDEQEKILIYEYMPNRSLDYHLFGDQQHKLSWVERFKIIKGTASGLLYLHEYSRFKVIHRDLKSSNILLDEDMNPKISDFGMARIVDINQEKGETNRIVGTYGYMSPEYIMFGQFSEKSDIFSFRVIILELIYGEKNARFHESHEESLLSYVWRQWQDGTPFNTLDPNLKESYHVVEVMKCIQIGLLCVQENINDRPSMVTVVSYLNNLSLELPSPHEPAFFTLGRFMDPKITNESSSSQSAKSLFSVNEMSISKFHPR, encoded by the exons ATGGCCTCCTTCTTTAACCTATTGATGATCATCATCTTTAGCTTCAAGAATTTTGCATCCACAAAAGCACAGGGTCCTAACTATCTCTTCATATATTGCGTGCTTCAAAACTTTACCGCCAACAGCACCTACCAAACAAACCTCAGGACTCTCTACTCTTCCTTATCTTCCAAAGCCAAAAACAGCATCGAATTCTACAACACGACCATCCGCCACGCCCACTCCGACGACACAGCTTACGGAATGTTCATGTGCAGGGGCGACACACCCTCCGCGCAATGCGGAGAGTGCGTCCAAAACGCAACCCTAACGCTGTTAAGCAATGGCTGTAAATCCTCCATAGAAGGGCTTGTATGGTACGACCAGTGCATGGTTAGGTATTCAAACACGTATTTCTTCTCCAAGTTATCCATGGAGCCATTCAAGGAGTATGTTAGTCCTACCAAACAGATTTACCAAGGAACCTTCAACAGAACCTTGTTTGAGACACTGAACAAGACGGCGGAGGAGGCGGCCAAGGCGCCGACCGGAAAGAAGAAGTTTGCGACGGAAGAAGCAGATCTGCCGGAGTTTCAGAAGCTTTACTGTTTGGCTCAGTGCACACCGGATCTGTCGCCGGAAGATTGCAGGAGTTGTTTGAACGTTTCTATAAACGGGAACGTTCCGCGGTGTTGTGGAggaagggagggagggagggttATGTATCCAAACTGCATGATCAGGTTTGAGCTTTACACTTTCTATGGATCTCCATCATCCCCTGCTCCAGCACCAACAGGTGTACTTCTCACTCCCCCCACAG AAGATAAGAGAAGTCGATCACGAACAATTATCTTAATTGTTGTTCCTATTGTTGTGGTGATACTCTTCACTTGTTTTTGCTATTTGctaagaagaagagcaagaaagagccttAAAACTATTCTCAGAGAAAATT TTGGTCATGAAAGTACCACTTTAGAAGGATTGCAATTTGATTTGAACGTACTTAAAGTGGCTACAAACAACTTTTCACTTGAGAACCTTATTGGCAAGGGAGGATTTGGAGAAGTTTATAAG GGCATTCTTCTTGATGGACGATTTATAGCTGTGAAAAGACTGAATACAAGTTCTAGACAAGGTTCAGATGAATTCAAGAACGAGATTTTATTGATAGCCAAACTTCAACACAGAAATCTTGTAACTTTGATAGGCTTTTGTCTCGATGAGCAAGAAAAAATTCTTATTTACGAATATATGCCAAATAGAAGTCTCGACTACCATTTATTTG GTGATCAACAACATAAATTAAGTTGGGTTGAacgttttaaaattattaaagggACTGCTTCAGGACTTCTTTATTTGCATGAATATTCTAGATTCAAAGTTATTCATCGAGATCTAAAATCTAGTAACATTTTATTAGATGAAGATATGAAtccaaaaatttcagattttggtATGGCACGAATAGTTGATATAAATCAAGAAAAAGGAGAAACGAACAGGATTGTTGGTACATA cgGGTATATGTCTCCCGAATATATAATGTTTGGACAATTTTCTGAAAAATcagatatttttagttttagagtcATAATTCTAGAACTTATTTACGGAGAAAAGAATGCACGCTTTCATGAATCACATGAAGAAAGCCTTTTAAGTTat GTTTGGAGACAATGGCAAGATGGAACACCTTTCAACACATTGGATCCAAATCTGAAAGAAAGTTATCATGTGGTGGAAGTCATGAAATGCATTCAAATTGGTTTATTATGTGTTCAAGAGAATATAAATGATAGACCCTCAATGGTGACAGTTGTTTCATATCTTAATAATCTTTCACTTGAATTACCATCTCCACATGAACCAGCATTCTTCACTCTTGGTAGATTCATGGATCCTAAAATCACAAATGAATCAAGTTCTAGCCAAtctgccaagagtttattttcaGTGAATGAAATGTCAATAAGTAAATTTCATCCTCGGTAG
- the LOC112726791 gene encoding uncharacterized protein isoform X2, whose translation MGKKKVLVVGGTGYLGQHLLQAYYASSSSSDTNGNGVSSFDLAFTHHSTPPPKLLLHAIPGSIPFQVDLKTGVGFESISNAFVPRACETDPDTAHAINVPSALVNWLQSFKEKSSLLIHLSTDQVYEGEKSFYKEEDIAIPVNVYGKTKVAAEQFISENYSNYAILRSSIIYGPQTVSPVPKSLPIQWMDGVLAKGEEVQFFHDEFRCPIFVKDLVNMILALTRLWMSEDKQIQLLLNTGGPDRVSRVQMAEAVAQFRGYDTSKIKSVSASSVDRGVKSPSDISMDITRLVQTLKIHPVSFKDGVRLTLEAEAKN comes from the exons ATGGGTAAGAAGAAGGTTCTTGTTGTGGGAGGAACTGGTTACCTTGGTCAGCATCTCTTACAAGCCTattatgcttcttcttcttcttctgatacCAATGGAAATGGAGTCTCTTCTTTCGATCTGGCATTCACTCATCACTCTACTCCTCCGccaaagcttcttcttcatgccATTCCCGGCTCCATTCCTTTCCAAGTTGATTTGAAAACTGGCGTTGGATTTGAATCCATTTCCAATGCATTTG TGCCTCGTGCTTGTGAAACTGATCCTGATACTGCACATGCTATTAACGTGCCATCAGCTCTTGTAAATTGGTTGCAAAGCTTTAAAGAGAAAAGCAGTCTTCTCATTCATCTCTCAACAGATCAAG TTTATGAAGGGGAAAAGTCCTTTTACAAGGAAGAAGACATTGCTATTCCGGTAAATGTTTATGGTAAAACTAAAGTTGCAGCTGAGCAGTTCATTTCCGAAAATTACTCGAATTATGCAATTTTGAGAAGCAGTATCATCTATGGACCACAGACAGTCTCACCTGTTCCAAAATCTCTTCCAATTCAG TGGATGGATGGTGTCCTTGCTAAAGGAGAAGAAGTGCAGTTCTTTCACGATGAATTCCGTTGTCCGATTTTTGTTAAGGATCTTGTAAATATGATTCTGGCTTTAACAAGGTTATGGATGTCAG aggATAAGCAAATACAATTGCTACTCAATACTGGTGGACCTGATCGGGTGTCGCGAGTTCAAATGGCCGAGGCTGTTGCACAGTTTAGAGGCTATGACACCTCAAAAATCAAATCAGTGTCTGCCTCGTCG GTTGATAGAGGTGTGAAGTCCCCATCTGACATATCAATGGATATTACTAGATTGGTTCAAACACTAAAAATTCATCCTGTTTCATTCAAGGATGGTGTCAGATTAACGCTTGAAGCTGAAGCGAAAAATTGA
- the LOC112726795 gene encoding uncharacterized protein — translation MTNISLTPETFLSKVKGRRESFKLVSGIRSATHMASQSEADLIPVGWTLETHMKKDGSKILFYYCSATGQHFATYFELMRYVNFAQTHGVGIYNLADKSVRRIESQVRERNVAGFKQKAALSLPRKPSSNLNSLDY, via the exons ATGACTAATATATCTTTGACACCAGAAACTTTTTTGAGCAAAGTAAAAGGAAGAAGGGAGTCTTTCAAGCTTGTCTCCGGGATAAGGTCTGCTACACATATGGCATCTCAGAGTGAAGCAGATCTAATTCCGGTCGGATGGACTTTAGAAACCCACATGAAGAAAGATGGTTCCAAGATATTG TTCTATTACTGTTCTGCTACAGGGCAGCACTTCGCTACCTATTTCGAACTAATGCGCTATGTGAATTTCGCTCAAACTCATGGCGTTGGCATCTACAATCTA GCTGATAAATCAGTTAGAAGGATTGAGAGTCAAGTCAGAGAAAGAAACGTTGCCGGATTCAAGCAGAAAGCTGCTCTGTCACTACCAAGGAAACCTTCATCGAATCTGAATTCGTTAGACTATTGA
- the LOC112726791 gene encoding uncharacterized protein isoform X1 produces the protein MGKKKVLVVGGTGYLGQHLLQAYYASSSSSDTNGNGVSSFDLAFTHHSTPPPKLLLHAIPGSIPFQVDLKTGVGFESISNAFGQPDVVVNCAAMSVPRACETDPDTAHAINVPSALVNWLQSFKEKSSLLIHLSTDQVYEGEKSFYKEEDIAIPVNVYGKTKVAAEQFISENYSNYAILRSSIIYGPQTVSPVPKSLPIQWMDGVLAKGEEVQFFHDEFRCPIFVKDLVNMILALTRLWMSEDKQIQLLLNTGGPDRVSRVQMAEAVAQFRGYDTSKIKSVSASSVDRGVKSPSDISMDITRLVQTLKIHPVSFKDGVRLTLEAEAKN, from the exons ATGGGTAAGAAGAAGGTTCTTGTTGTGGGAGGAACTGGTTACCTTGGTCAGCATCTCTTACAAGCCTattatgcttcttcttcttcttctgatacCAATGGAAATGGAGTCTCTTCTTTCGATCTGGCATTCACTCATCACTCTACTCCTCCGccaaagcttcttcttcatgccATTCCCGGCTCCATTCCTTTCCAAGTTGATTTGAAAACTGGCGTTGGATTTGAATCCATTTCCAATGCATTTGGTCAG CCTGATGTTGTTGTTAATTGTGCTGCCATGTCAGTGCCTCGTGCTTGTGAAACTGATCCTGATACTGCACATGCTATTAACGTGCCATCAGCTCTTGTAAATTGGTTGCAAAGCTTTAAAGAGAAAAGCAGTCTTCTCATTCATCTCTCAACAGATCAAG TTTATGAAGGGGAAAAGTCCTTTTACAAGGAAGAAGACATTGCTATTCCGGTAAATGTTTATGGTAAAACTAAAGTTGCAGCTGAGCAGTTCATTTCCGAAAATTACTCGAATTATGCAATTTTGAGAAGCAGTATCATCTATGGACCACAGACAGTCTCACCTGTTCCAAAATCTCTTCCAATTCAG TGGATGGATGGTGTCCTTGCTAAAGGAGAAGAAGTGCAGTTCTTTCACGATGAATTCCGTTGTCCGATTTTTGTTAAGGATCTTGTAAATATGATTCTGGCTTTAACAAGGTTATGGATGTCAG aggATAAGCAAATACAATTGCTACTCAATACTGGTGGACCTGATCGGGTGTCGCGAGTTCAAATGGCCGAGGCTGTTGCACAGTTTAGAGGCTATGACACCTCAAAAATCAAATCAGTGTCTGCCTCGTCG GTTGATAGAGGTGTGAAGTCCCCATCTGACATATCAATGGATATTACTAGATTGGTTCAAACACTAAAAATTCATCCTGTTTCATTCAAGGATGGTGTCAGATTAACGCTTGAAGCTGAAGCGAAAAATTGA